From a region of the Candidatus Methylomirabilota bacterium genome:
- a CDS encoding YebC/PmpR family DNA-binding transcriptional regulator, whose translation MSGHSKWAGIKHKKAKVDAQRGRVFTKIIREITVAARVGGGDPDGNPRLRLAIDKAKAVNMPQDNIQRAIQKGTGELPGTSYEEYIYEGYGPGGVAVLLEIVTDNKNRTAPEIRKAFAKHGGNLGESGCVAWMFEKKGLIQVEASAADEDRLFGVVLEAGAEDVRRSDDTFEVITAPKDLERVKASLAKEKIEIAEGEVTMLPQSTVRLEGKQAQQMLQLMETLEEHDDVQNVYANFDIPEEIMAAVTG comes from the coding sequence ATGTCTGGCCATTCAAAGTGGGCGGGCATCAAGCATAAGAAGGCCAAGGTTGATGCCCAGCGGGGTCGTGTTTTTACAAAAATTATCCGCGAGATCACCGTCGCCGCCAGGGTGGGTGGCGGCGATCCGGACGGTAATCCTCGTCTCCGATTGGCGATCGACAAGGCCAAGGCCGTCAATATGCCTCAGGATAATATCCAGCGGGCCATTCAGAAGGGAACGGGCGAACTGCCCGGCACCTCCTACGAGGAGTATATCTACGAGGGGTATGGCCCGGGAGGGGTCGCCGTCCTGCTGGAGATCGTAACCGACAACAAGAATCGAACCGCCCCGGAGATACGCAAGGCCTTTGCCAAACATGGAGGCAATCTGGGGGAATCGGGATGCGTCGCCTGGATGTTTGAAAAAAAGGGGCTGATTCAGGTCGAGGCATCTGCGGCGGACGAAGATCGACTGTTTGGCGTGGTATTGGAGGCGGGCGCCGAGGATGTTCGGCGATCGGATGATACCTTCGAGGTAATTACGGCGCCGAAGGATCTCGAACGGGTCAAGGCGTCGCTGGCGAAGGAGAAGATCGAGATTGCCGAAGGGGAGGTGACCATGCTCCCCCAGAGCACCGTCAGACTGGAAGGGAAGCAGGCGCAGCAGATGCTCCAGTTGATGGAGACTCTCGAAGAGCACGACGACGTCCAGAACGTGTACGCAAACTTCGATATTCCCGAAGAGATCATGGCGGCAGTGACCGGCTAG
- a CDS encoding chromosome partitioning protein, whose amino-acid sequence MVTKHEVLEALATIQDPDLHRDIVSLGFVRDVRIDGGKVIFAIELTTPACPVRKQMEEGARRVVAALPGVEQVEVTMTSRVTTSREPQPSYLPGVLNTVAVASGKGGVGKSTVAANLAVALMRAGARVGLMDADVYGPCIPKLMGGRGMPEQTESGKMIPPVMHGVKIMSMAFFLPKNEAVVWRGPMLHKMVQEFLGHVEWGELDYLVIDLPPGTGDIQLSLCQTIPLTGAVIVSTPQDVALEVASKAILMFNKLKTPILGIVENMSYYACSQCGHREEIFGHGGAKAAGEKADIPFLGEIPLDPYIRRSSDEGRPVAMESADSPVAGAFHEVAGALAARISIANAAAGTLRTAPVMVMR is encoded by the coding sequence ATGGTAACGAAACACGAGGTACTTGAGGCGCTCGCCACGATTCAGGATCCGGATCTCCACCGCGATATCGTGTCGCTCGGTTTCGTGCGGGATGTTCGGATCGACGGCGGTAAGGTCATATTCGCGATCGAGCTGACCACCCCCGCCTGCCCGGTCAGAAAACAGATGGAAGAGGGTGCGAGAAGGGTCGTCGCCGCCCTTCCCGGTGTAGAGCAGGTCGAGGTCACGATGACCTCCCGCGTAACGACCTCGCGTGAGCCTCAGCCGTCCTACCTGCCTGGGGTGCTCAACACCGTGGCGGTCGCCAGCGGCAAAGGGGGGGTCGGCAAATCGACAGTGGCGGCAAACCTGGCCGTCGCCCTGATGCGGGCGGGCGCCAGGGTGGGGCTGATGGATGCGGATGTCTATGGCCCGTGCATCCCGAAGCTGATGGGCGGAAGGGGGATGCCGGAGCAGACGGAAAGCGGGAAGATGATCCCACCGGTGATGCATGGCGTGAAGATCATGTCCATGGCGTTCTTCCTGCCGAAGAACGAGGCGGTGGTCTGGCGGGGCCCGATGCTGCACAAGATGGTCCAGGAGTTCCTGGGCCATGTCGAGTGGGGGGAACTGGACTACCTGGTGATCGATCTGCCGCCTGGGACGGGCGACATCCAATTAAGCCTGTGCCAAACGATTCCCTTGACCGGCGCCGTCATTGTCTCCACCCCGCAGGATGTGGCGTTGGAGGTGGCCTCCAAGGCTATCCTGATGTTCAATAAGCTGAAGACGCCGATCTTGGGGATCGTCGAAAATATGAGCTACTATGCCTGCTCGCAGTGCGGCCATCGCGAGGAGATCTTCGGTCATGGCGGGGCGAAGGCGGCCGGCGAGAAGGCCGATATCCCGTTTCTCGGTGAGATCCCGCTCGATCCCTATATCCGTCGGAGCAGCGACGAGGGGAGGCCCGTCGCCATGGAGTCGGCGGACTCGCCGGTTGCAGGCGCCTTTCACGAGGTCGCGGGCGCATTGGCCGCCAGGATCAGCATCGCCAATGCGGCTGCGGGGACGCTCCGGACCGCGCCCGTCATGGTGATGCGGTAG
- a CDS encoding Fe-S cluster assembly protein SufB, which produces MSRQSKAIEALASQEYKYGFVTEIEEEAVPYGLNEEIIRLISAKKGEPDWMLQWRLKAYRHWARLERSEAEPKWANVKYPPIDYQAIRYYAAPKRQSDRPKNLDEVDPKLLETFEKLGIPLTEQKQLAGVAVDAVFDSVSVATTFKEKLAELGIIFGSFSEAVRNHPDLVQRYLGSVVPYTDNFFASLNSAVFSDGSFCYIPKGVRCPMELSTYFRINAAETGQFERTLIIADEGACVSYLEGCTAPMRDENQLHAAVVELIAHDDAQIKYSTVQNWYPGDKEGKGGIYNFVTKRGKCLGRRSKISWTQVETGSAITWKYPSCLLQGDDSIGEFYSVALTNHYQQADTGTKMIHLGKRTRSTIISKGISAGHGQNSYRGLVKIMKGATGARNYSQCDSLLLGDKCGAHTFPYLEVHNSSSQLEHEASTSKIGEDQLFYCKQRGISAEDAVNLIVNGFCKTVLRELPMEFAVEAQKLLGVSLEGSVG; this is translated from the coding sequence ATGAGTCGTCAATCGAAGGCCATTGAGGCGCTGGCCAGTCAGGAGTATAAGTACGGGTTTGTAACGGAGATCGAGGAGGAGGCGGTTCCTTACGGCCTGAATGAGGAGATTATCCGTCTCATCTCTGCCAAAAAGGGTGAACCCGACTGGATGCTGCAATGGCGTCTGAAGGCCTACCGACATTGGGCGCGGTTGGAACGGTCCGAGGCGGAGCCGAAGTGGGCCAACGTGAAATATCCGCCCATTGATTATCAGGCTATTCGGTACTACGCGGCGCCCAAGCGGCAGTCCGATCGGCCCAAGAATCTTGACGAGGTCGATCCGAAACTGCTGGAGACGTTCGAGAAGCTTGGTATACCGCTGACCGAGCAGAAGCAGCTTGCCGGTGTTGCCGTGGATGCGGTCTTTGACAGTGTCTCGGTCGCCACAACGTTCAAGGAGAAGCTGGCGGAACTGGGGATTATTTTCGGCTCTTTCTCCGAGGCCGTGCGGAATCATCCGGACCTGGTCCAACGGTATCTTGGGTCGGTCGTACCGTATACCGACAACTTCTTTGCCTCATTGAACTCTGCCGTCTTCAGCGACGGCTCGTTCTGCTATATCCCGAAGGGCGTCCGCTGTCCGATGGAGCTGTCGACCTACTTCCGTATCAACGCCGCCGAAACGGGCCAGTTTGAACGGACCCTGATTATTGCGGATGAGGGTGCGTGCGTCAGCTATCTGGAAGGGTGCACCGCCCCGATGCGGGATGAGAACCAGTTGCATGCGGCGGTGGTAGAGCTGATCGCCCACGATGACGCCCAGATCAAGTACTCGACGGTCCAGAACTGGTATCCGGGCGATAAGGAAGGGAAGGGCGGCATCTACAATTTTGTCACCAAGCGGGGCAAGTGTCTGGGCCGGCGTTCCAAGATCTCCTGGACGCAGGTCGAGACCGGCTCGGCCATTACCTGGAAGTACCCGAGCTGCCTCCTGCAGGGCGACGACTCGATCGGAGAGTTTTACTCGGTGGCGCTGACCAACCACTATCAGCAGGCGGATACGGGGACCAAGATGATCCATCTCGGCAAGCGTACCAGAAGCACCATCATCTCGAAGGGGATCTCCGCCGGGCATGGTCAGAACAGCTACCGCGGACTGGTCAAGATCATGAAGGGGGCGACGGGCGCCAGGAACTACTCGCAGTGCGACTCGTTGCTGTTGGGCGACAAGTGCGGCGCCCATACCTTCCCGTACCTCGAGGTGCACAACAGCTCGTCGCAGCTCGAGCACGAGGCCTCAACCTCAAAGATCGGCGAGGATCAGCTCTTTTACTGCAAGCAGCGTGGGATCTCGGCCGAGGATGCCGTCAATCTGATCGTCAACGGCTTCTGTAAGACGGTATTGCGCGAACTCCCGATGGAATTTGCTGTCGAGGCTCAGAAGCTGCTCGGTGTCAGCCTCGAGGGGAGCGTCGGGTAA
- the sufC gene encoding Fe-S cluster assembly ATPase SufC: MLTIKNLHVKVGGTAILRGVDLVVNHGEVHAVMGPNGSGKSTLAHVLAGRDGYEVTAGEVIYEGNDLLPMPPEERAREGVFLSFQYPVEIPGVSTSYFLKAAVNAIRKHRGLDELDAIDFLNLIKEKMRLVELDQSLLNRALNEGFSGGEKKRNEIFQMAVLDPKLAILDETDSGLDIDALRIVAHGIDALRSPERAMILITHYQRLLNYVAPDVVHVLFEGRIVKSGGQELAHELEAKGYDWIKAEPEPASQPLV; encoded by the coding sequence ATGCTCACAATTAAGAATCTGCACGTGAAGGTTGGGGGGACGGCGATCCTGCGAGGGGTAGATCTCGTCGTCAATCATGGCGAGGTCCATGCCGTTATGGGCCCCAATGGGTCGGGCAAGAGCACATTGGCCCACGTGCTGGCCGGTCGGGACGGTTATGAGGTCACAGCCGGTGAGGTGATCTACGAGGGGAACGACCTGCTCCCGATGCCGCCGGAGGAGCGGGCGCGTGAGGGGGTCTTTCTCTCCTTTCAGTACCCGGTCGAGATCCCAGGGGTTAGCACCAGTTACTTCCTGAAGGCAGCCGTGAATGCTATTCGAAAACATCGGGGCCTCGACGAGCTGGATGCCATCGACTTCCTCAACCTGATCAAGGAAAAGATGCGGCTGGTCGAGTTGGACCAGAGCCTCCTTAATCGTGCGCTGAACGAAGGGTTCTCGGGCGGGGAGAAGAAACGGAACGAGATCTTCCAGATGGCCGTCCTCGATCCCAAGTTGGCGATCCTGGATGAGACCGACTCCGGCCTGGACATCGATGCCTTGAGGATTGTGGCGCACGGGATCGATGCGCTCAGAAGCCCGGAGCGCGCCATGATCCTGATTACCCATTATCAACGGCTGTTGAACTACGTGGCGCCGGACGTTGTCCACGTGCTCTTTGAAGGGCGGATCGTCAAGTCCGGGGGACAGGAGCTGGCGCACGAGCTCGAGGCGAAAGGGTACGACTGGATCAAGGCGGAGCCCGAACCGGCCTCGCAGCCCCTCGTGTAG
- a CDS encoding crossover junction endodeoxyribonuclease RuvC — MLVLGVDPGAGATGYGIVAREDGVLRAEEYGSIITTPSDPFPIRLQQIYCRLAELIRRYQPEWAVIESLIFAKNAQSAFKLGQVRGVAILAAALGGVTIAEYTPLQVKSAVTGYGAAGKGQVQCMVQSLLGLDEPIRSTDAADALAIAICHHHSIRLMSLVRKGGR, encoded by the coding sequence GTGCTGGTCTTAGGCGTTGACCCGGGGGCCGGCGCGACCGGCTACGGGATAGTGGCACGCGAGGATGGCGTCTTGCGGGCCGAAGAGTACGGCAGCATCATCACCACACCCAGCGATCCCTTTCCTATCCGCCTGCAACAGATCTACTGCCGCCTGGCCGAGTTAATTCGTCGTTACCAGCCGGAGTGGGCAGTCATCGAAAGCCTTATTTTCGCAAAAAATGCGCAGAGTGCATTCAAGCTGGGCCAGGTACGGGGGGTCGCAATTCTGGCAGCCGCGCTCGGCGGGGTAACTATTGCGGAGTACACCCCGCTGCAGGTCAAGAGCGCGGTCACCGGGTATGGCGCGGCAGGGAAAGGCCAGGTTCAGTGCATGGTGCAGTCGCTCCTCGGGCTCGACGAGCCGATCCGTTCGACCGACGCGGCCGATGCGCTGGCCATTGCAATCTGCCACCATCATTCGATTCGGCTGATGTCTCTCGTACGAAAGGGAGGTCGATGA